One Elgaria multicarinata webbii isolate HBS135686 ecotype San Diego chromosome 7, rElgMul1.1.pri, whole genome shotgun sequence DNA window includes the following coding sequences:
- the PLEKHF2 gene encoding pleckstrin homology domain-containing family F member 2, translated as MVDRLANSEANTRRISIVENCFGAAGQPLTIPGRVLIGEGVLTKLCRKKPKARQFFLFNDILVYGNIVIQKKKYNKQHIIPLENVTIESIQDEGDLRNGWLIKTPTKSFAVYAATATEKSEWMNHINKCVSDLLSKSGKTPSNEHAAVWVPDSEATVCMRCQKAKFTPVNRRHHCRKCGFVVCGPCSEKRFLIPSQSSKPVRICDFCYDLLSTGEMPTCQPTRSDSYSQSPKPPLNDISDDDDDDDSSD; from the coding sequence ATGGTGGATCGCTTGGCAAACAGTGAAGCAAACACTAGAAGAATCAGCATAGTGGAAAACTGTTTTGGAGCTGCTGGTCAGCCTCTGACTATTCCTGGCCGTGTCCTGATTGGTGAAGGAGTACTAACAAAACTGTGTAGGAAGAAACCAAAAGCAAGGCAGTTCTTCTTATTCAATGACATTCTTGTGTATGGCAACATAGTCATCCAGAAGAAGAAATATAACAAACAGCACATCATTCCATTGGAAAATGTAACTATTGAGTCCATTCAGGATGAGGGAGATTTACGGAATGGATGGCTTATCAAGACCCCAACTAAATCTTTTGCAGTGTATGCTGCTACTGCAACAGAAAAATCGGAATGGATGAACcacataaataaatgtgtttctgATTTGCTGTCCAAAAGCGGGAAGACCCCCAGTAATGAACATGCAGCTGTCTGGGTACCTGATTCTGAAGCCACTGTATGTATGCGCTGCCAGAAAGCAAAATTTACCCCTGTCAATCGTCGACACCACTGCCGGAAATGTGGCTTTGTTGTATGTGGGCCCTGTTCTGAAAAGAGGTTTCTTATTCCCAGTCAGTCTTCCAAGCCTGTGCGAATCTGCGACTTCTGCTATGACCTCCTTTCCACGGGAGAAATGCCCACGTGCCAGCCCACGAGATCAGACTCTTACAGCCAGTCACCGAAGCCTCCTTTAAATGATATAtcagatgatgacgatgacgacgacaGCAGTGACTAA